The following nucleotide sequence is from Ahniella affigens.
TGCTCACCGGTTGAATCTTGCTGCTCACACCTGTTCTCGGCCGGAAATAGCCTGACAGTATATCGGAGCGGCCTTGCCGAGGCCGAACGGCAGCCGTCCAAGCGCGCCGCAAGCTGATATCCGCGCAAATCCGCGCCCGGCACGAGACCGGGCGCAGCGCCAATCAGTGCGCCTTCCTGGCTATTCGAAATCGTTCGCAAACAATGTGTTACTGAGCGTGGTGCACCCTGCGTTGAAGGCTGCTGTAAACGCAGTCTGGTCGGCAGCATTGACCGTCGGCAACGCCGTCGTCGGGTCTAGCGAGTGGTTGAAGTTTGCTTTCGGACTGGTCGCGTTGAAGGCGACGGTGAACGCATCGACATCGGCCTGGGTGTACGTGCCATCCAGGTTGTAGTCGGCGAGGCACGCGTTGCTCGGCAGGCTGGCGGCGTTGTCCGGGCTGGAGCCAGCGTTCGTTTCGTTCCAATCCAAGAATCCATCGCTATCGCGATCGACGCCCGCACGGTAGGCGGTACGCGCCCCGACCGCCGTGAACGTCACGACGCTGGCAGCGGTCGCCGCATCGCGGAGCGCCGTCAGGTCGACGAAATCATTCTCGCGATCGGCCAGCATGAAGCCTTGGGTAATGTAGACATAGCCGCGGCTGACTCCCGCGACGTTGCGTTCGGCAATCAGGCCGATCGTGCCGGCATTGGCCAAGGTTTGTAGGGTCGACAAGCGTGCCAGCGTGTTCGCGTCGGCATTGTTGCTGCCATCAAAGCTGACTTGCTGGCCGATCGCGGCATGCGTGCCGTTGTCGAACGCGATCATGAAAGCTTCGACATCGCGACGGGCGGTTACCGCTTGCTGTGGTGGGCCGAAGTTGAAGCCGACGCTGAGCAACGCATTCAGATTGTCGAAGTCAGAATTGCTGTTGAAGCCGAAGCCCTTACTGTTGTTCTGGCTGCCAATGGACCAGCCGACCTTTTCGTACATGCCGCGCAGCTGCGCCTGTTTCATCGCCTGCGGGGCCGCGGCCAATTGGGGATCATCGATTCTTCGCGTGGTCCCCGCTGGGCCAGCGTGACACGTTTGACACGTCGCACCGCCGGGCAGCACGGGCTGCGTTTGAAAAATCGTCTGTCCCGTATTGGGATTGCCGGTCTGGCCATTCGACACCGGGATCGATGTCGGCATGGTGTTGTCGAGATTGCGGAACGGATTCGGCGGGTAGCGAACCGTGGCAATGAAATCGGAGAACTGCTGCATCGCAGTCGCATTGGGTTGCGCATCAAGACCTTGCAATCCCACAAACGCCGGCGCGAATGCCGCTAGATTCTCGCGGTCGCCACGCCAGTGCAGAGGCTCAGTGCCGACGATCCCTTGCAGGCTTTGCGTGACCAGCGGCCCCTTCATCGGGTGCCAAGGGCGGCAGTTGCCCGGACCCTGCACACACGTCTGGTTCACGGTCTTCATGGCGCCACTCGGATCACCCAAGTCCCAGGCCAGGAAATCGGTGCGTGCATCCACATGGCAACCCGCGCAGGCCGTTTGGCCCAAGCCGCTACCGGCGTGCGTGTCGTACAGCATTGGGCGACCGAGTCTGACGGCCGTGGACGTCGGATCAAAGAAACTCAAACGCGACGCTTCTTGATTGGTATTGGTGTCGACGACCGAAATGCTGGCATCGAATTTGTTCAGCACATAGAGGCGGTTGACGGCTGCATTCAGCGCCAAGCCCGTTGGCCCCTGCCCGACGTCAATTCTGGCGAGACGCGTGCCGGTCGCATCAGTCTTGATGAGGTTGTTCGAGCCCATGCCACTCACCCAAGCCGTGCCGTCCGCATTGAACGCGACGCCACGCGGATCACCCAACGACTGCTCGCGCGCAGTCGGGTCCAGGAACGTGCTCTGATAGTCGAGATGCGGGTTCAAATCAGCGATCAACGTGTTGGCGGGGTTCGCAGCAGGAAACGAGCCCGTGCGTACCCGCACGAACTTCGCTTTGACCTTGGGCTCGAAGCGCTGTTCGTTTGTCGCTTCGGTGCCCACGGTCAGCACGCGGCCGTCAGGGGCCACGCCGATCGCCATGACCGTTGTCATCAGGCCGTTCGCATAGCTCAGACTGTTGTTGCTCGTGTCGATGATCGCCACGTCGTGATCATGAAAATTCCACGTCACGAAGTTGGTCCA
It contains:
- a CDS encoding beta-propeller fold lactonase family protein, with the translated sequence MKRPNSSRTTAGLVALAMLLTTSAAFAQNAWLNWESPHVHPLDLSPDQTRLLAVNTADQRLQIFTVDAGGNLSAAGTVRVGVEPVSVRFRTANEAWVINHLSDSISIVDLNAGRVIRTILTGDEPADVVFAGTPERAYVSMSQLNQVHVYNPLSLATAPTVLPIQGEEPRALARSADGSRVYVALFESGNTSTIIDFPVVSNASGPYGGQNPPPNVGTTFDPPIAGGLDTPPPVAQIVRRSADGRFRDGNSRDWTNFVTWNFHDHDVAIIDTSNNSLSYANGLMTTVMAIGVAPDGRVLTVGTEATNEQRFEPKVKAKFVRVRTGSFPAANPANTLIADLNPHLDYQSTFLDPTAREQSLGDPRGVAFNADGTAWVSGMGSNNLIKTDATGTRLARIDVGQGPTGLALNAAVNRLYVLNKFDASISVVDTNTNQEASRLSFFDPTSTAVRLGRPMLYDTHAGSGLGQTACAGCHVDARTDFLAWDLGDPSGAMKTVNQTCVQGPGNCRPWHPMKGPLVTQSLQGIVGTEPLHWRGDRENLAAFAPAFVGLQGLDAQPNATAMQQFSDFIATVRYPPNPFRNLDNTMPTSIPVSNGQTGNPNTGQTIFQTQPVLPGGATCQTCHAGPAGTTRRIDDPQLAAAPQAMKQAQLRGMYEKVGWSIGSQNNSKGFGFNSNSDFDNLNALLSVGFNFGPPQQAVTARRDVEAFMIAFDNGTHAAIGQQVSFDGSNNADANTLARLSTLQTLANAGTIGLIAERNVAGVSRGYVYITQGFMLADRENDFVDLTALRDAATAASVVTFTAVGARTAYRAGVDRDSDGFLDWNETNAGSSPDNAASLPSNACLADYNLDGTYTQADVDAFTVAFNATSPKANFNHSLDPTTALPTVNAADQTAFTAAFNAGCTTLSNTLFANDFE